A window of the Comamonas sp. Y33R10-2 genome harbors these coding sequences:
- the mfd gene encoding transcription-repair coupling factor, whose amino-acid sequence MQLPKLTPGKRFHLPRPTGSADALLLAKLGEREKADGRVTAIITADAADAQRLMEEMAFFAPELRCALFPDWETLPYDSFSPHQDLISERLAALWRINQRDKEQGADVVIVPATTALYRLAPPSFLAGYTFEFKSGQKLDEAKLKAQLTLAGYQHVSQVVSHGEYAVRGGLIDLFPMGSLVPYRVDLFDNEIDSIRTFDPDSQRSLYPVPEVRLLPGREFPMDEEARAKFRSRWREMLEGDPTRSRIYKDMGQGIATAGIEYYLPLFFDETATVFDYLGDEANVVLHGDLEPAFQRFWQDTKDRYRLVQGDPDHPALPPESLFLTSEQFYTRSKEHAQLALRAGTEDVADSAIFQKLEDLSVVRGAEDPLAKLQKHIAASSTRTLLLAESDGRRESLLDFFRASGVNPPVFDSLAEFLADNTEKIGIATSALMTGFAWVAEGLDFVTETELFATSPTGRRRRRQEQVSDVEALIKDLSELKVGDPIVHSDHGIGRYRGLINMDMGQKNPDGTPALQEFLHLEYAASAVLYVPVSQLHYISRYTGVSPDDAPLHKLGGAQWEKAKRKAAEQVRDSAAELLNIYARRAARVGHAFRFPTADYEQFVADFGFDETPDQNAAIHAVIQDMISPQPMDRLVCGDVGFGKTEVALRAAFVAAMGGKQVALLAPTTLLAEQHYQTLVDRFSKWPIKVAEVSRFRSGKEITAAIKGIADGTVDIVVGTHKLLSESTQFKNLGLLIIDEEHRFGVRHKEAMKAMRAEVDILTLTATPIPRTMGMALEGLRDLSVIATAPQRRLAIKTFVRNEGTGVIREAVLRELKRGGQVYFLHNEVETIENRKQKLEEILPEARIAVAHGQMPERELEKVMRDFVAQRYNILLCSTIIETGIDVPSANTILISRADKFGLAQLHQLRGRVGRSHHQAYAYLMVPDMDSLTKHAQQRLEAIQQMEELGSGFYLAMHDLEIRGAGEVLGENQSGNMLEVGFQLYNEMLSEAVRSLKAGKEPDLLSPLSASTDINLHAPALLPNDYCGDVHLRLSFYKKLATAKTADQIDTLLEEIVDRFGKLPAQAQTLIDVHRLRVLSAPYGVIKVDAAPGVINITFKPQPPIDPMNIIQLIQKNKHIKLAGNEKLRIEKELENPKDRAQMVRDVLRSLGQPLKTETEVHA is encoded by the coding sequence ATGCAACTGCCCAAGCTCACTCCTGGTAAACGCTTTCACCTGCCCCGCCCCACTGGCAGCGCCGATGCGCTGCTGCTGGCCAAGCTCGGCGAGCGTGAGAAGGCCGATGGCCGCGTCACCGCCATCATCACGGCCGATGCTGCGGACGCGCAGCGCTTGATGGAGGAGATGGCCTTTTTCGCACCCGAGCTGCGCTGCGCCCTTTTCCCCGACTGGGAAACCCTCCCCTACGACAGCTTCTCGCCCCATCAAGACCTGATCAGCGAGCGCTTGGCCGCCCTGTGGCGCATTAACCAGCGTGACAAGGAGCAAGGCGCCGATGTGGTCATCGTGCCTGCCACTACAGCGCTGTACCGGCTCGCTCCGCCCTCTTTTTTGGCCGGCTACACCTTTGAATTCAAAAGCGGGCAAAAGCTCGATGAAGCCAAGCTCAAAGCCCAACTCACGCTGGCCGGCTACCAGCATGTGTCGCAAGTGGTCAGCCACGGCGAATATGCTGTGCGCGGCGGCTTGATTGACCTATTCCCCATGGGCTCCTTGGTGCCCTACCGTGTCGATTTGTTTGATAACGAAATCGACTCCATCCGCACATTTGACCCAGACAGCCAGCGCAGCCTCTACCCAGTGCCTGAGGTGCGCCTGCTGCCCGGGCGCGAGTTCCCTATGGATGAGGAGGCCCGCGCCAAGTTCCGCAGCCGCTGGCGCGAGATGCTCGAAGGCGACCCCACCCGCAGCCGTATCTACAAAGATATGGGACAGGGCATTGCCACCGCCGGTATTGAGTACTACCTGCCACTGTTTTTTGACGAAACCGCGACTGTTTTTGATTACTTGGGTGACGAAGCGAACGTGGTTTTGCATGGTGATCTAGAACCTGCTTTCCAGCGCTTTTGGCAAGACACCAAGGACCGCTACCGCTTGGTGCAGGGCGACCCAGACCACCCTGCCCTGCCGCCAGAATCACTGTTCCTGACTTCAGAGCAGTTCTATACCCGCAGCAAAGAGCACGCACAACTAGCCCTGCGAGCCGGCACCGAAGACGTGGCTGACAGCGCCATTTTTCAGAAGCTGGAAGACCTGTCTGTGGTGCGCGGCGCTGAAGACCCGCTGGCTAAGCTGCAAAAACATATAGCAGCAAGTTCAACCCGTACCTTGCTTTTGGCCGAATCAGACGGTAGGCGCGAAAGCCTGCTGGATTTTTTCCGTGCCTCAGGCGTCAACCCTCCTGTGTTCGATTCGCTGGCGGAATTCCTAGCCGACAACACCGAAAAAATCGGCATCGCCACCTCAGCCCTGATGACGGGCTTTGCATGGGTGGCGGAAGGTTTGGACTTTGTCACCGAGACTGAGCTGTTCGCCACCAGCCCCACCGGGCGCCGCCGCCGCAGGCAAGAGCAGGTCAGCGATGTAGAAGCGCTGATTAAAGACTTGTCAGAGCTAAAGGTGGGTGACCCCATCGTTCACTCCGACCACGGCATTGGCCGCTACCGTGGCCTGATCAATATGGACATGGGCCAGAAAAACCCTGACGGCACGCCCGCGCTGCAAGAGTTTTTGCATCTGGAATACGCCGCCAGCGCCGTGCTTTATGTGCCTGTCAGCCAGTTGCACTACATCAGCCGCTACACCGGCGTATCGCCTGATGATGCGCCCCTGCACAAACTAGGCGGCGCGCAATGGGAAAAAGCCAAGCGCAAGGCCGCCGAGCAGGTGCGCGACTCGGCTGCCGAGCTGCTCAACATTTACGCCCGCCGCGCAGCACGTGTGGGCCATGCTTTCCGCTTCCCTACGGCTGATTACGAGCAGTTTGTGGCCGACTTTGGCTTTGATGAGACGCCCGACCAGAACGCAGCCATTCATGCCGTGATTCAAGACATGATTTCGCCCCAGCCTATGGACCGCTTGGTTTGTGGCGATGTGGGCTTTGGCAAGACCGAGGTTGCGCTGCGTGCCGCGTTTGTTGCGGCCATGGGCGGCAAGCAGGTGGCGCTGCTGGCCCCCACCACGCTGCTGGCCGAGCAGCATTACCAGACGCTGGTCGATCGCTTCTCCAAATGGCCCATCAAGGTGGCCGAGGTTTCGCGTTTCCGTTCTGGCAAAGAGATTACCGCCGCCATCAAGGGCATTGCCGACGGCACGGTGGACATTGTGGTCGGCACGCACAAGCTATTGAGCGAATCGACCCAGTTCAAGAACTTGGGCCTGCTCATCATCGACGAGGAACACCGATTTGGCGTGCGCCATAAAGAGGCCATGAAGGCCATGCGCGCCGAAGTCGACATCTTGACGCTGACCGCCACCCCCATTCCCCGCACCATGGGCATGGCGCTGGAAGGCTTGAGGGATTTATCGGTGATTGCGACCGCCCCACAACGACGTCTTGCTATCAAAACCTTTGTGCGCAACGAAGGCACGGGCGTGATTCGCGAAGCGGTGCTGCGTGAATTGAAGCGCGGCGGGCAGGTTTATTTTCTGCACAACGAAGTCGAAACCATCGAAAACCGCAAGCAAAAACTCGAAGAAATCTTGCCCGAAGCGCGCATCGCCGTGGCCCACGGCCAGATGCCCGAGCGCGAGTTGGAAAAAGTCATGCGCGACTTTGTGGCACAGCGCTACAACATCTTGCTGTGCTCGACCATCATCGAAACCGGTATCGACGTTCCATCAGCCAACACCATCCTTATCAGCCGCGCTGACAAGTTTGGTCTTGCCCAGCTGCACCAGCTGCGCGGCCGTGTGGGCCGCAGCCACCATCAGGCCTATGCCTATTTGATGGTGCCGGACATGGACAGCCTGACCAAACACGCCCAGCAGCGGCTGGAAGCGATTCAGCAAATGGAAGAGCTGGGCAGCGGCTTTTACTTGGCCATGCACGACTTGGAAATTCGCGGCGCAGGTGAGGTACTGGGCGAGAACCAAAGCGGCAATATGCTCGAAGTGGGCTTTCAGCTCTATAACGAAATGCTGTCCGAGGCCGTGCGCAGCCTCAAGGCGGGCAAAGAGCCTGACCTGCTCTCGCCCCTGTCCGCATCGACGGACATCAATCTGCACGCCCCCGCCCTGCTGCCCAACGATTACTGCGGCGATGTGCACCTGCGCCTGTCGTTCTACAAAAAGCTGGCCACCGCCAAGACGGCCGATCAGATCGACACCTTGCTGGAAGAAATCGTGGATCGCTTTGGCAAGCTACCTGCGCAGGCTCAGACCCTCATCGACGTGCACCGCCTGCGTGTACTGTCTGCGCCCTATGGCGTCATCAAGGTCGATGCGGCGCCCGGCGTGATCAACATCACTTTCAAACCCCAGCCGCCGATTGATCCGATGAACATCATTCAATTGATTCAAAAGAACAAGCACATCAAGTTGGCGGGCAACGAAAAGCTGCGCATCGAAAAAGAGTTGGAGAACCCCAAGGACCGGGCGCAAATGGTGCGCGATGTGCTTCGCAGTCTGGGCCAGCCGCTCAAAACTGAAACCGAGGTGCACGCTTAA
- the serB gene encoding phosphoserine phosphatase SerB, producing MTDATEFAPGLMIRGITAPQKLSDYKLIAFDMDSTLITIECIDEIADATGKKEEVAAITEATMRGEITDFKDSLRQRVGKLVGVTDADMARVLQERLKLSAGAETLVKAAKAAGLKVLLVSGGFTYFAEHVRGLLNIDFVRANVLESKDGVLTGGLVEQAWGDICDGAEKRRTLLEVASLIGIDASQCIAVGDGSNDIPMMQAAGLSVAYHAKPRVRNEAKVAINEGGLDRLLEVLK from the coding sequence ATGACTGACGCTACAGAATTCGCTCCCGGCCTGATGATTCGCGGCATTACCGCACCGCAAAAGCTCAGCGACTACAAGCTCATCGCTTTTGACATGGACTCGACGCTGATCACCATCGAGTGCATTGACGAAATTGCTGACGCCACAGGCAAGAAGGAAGAAGTCGCCGCCATCACCGAAGCCACCATGCGCGGCGAAATTACCGACTTCAAAGACAGCCTGCGCCAGCGCGTAGGCAAGCTGGTCGGCGTGACTGATGCCGACATGGCCCGTGTTTTGCAGGAGCGCCTCAAGCTCTCGGCCGGTGCTGAGACCTTGGTCAAAGCCGCCAAGGCTGCTGGCTTGAAGGTGCTGCTGGTCTCCGGCGGCTTTACCTACTTTGCCGAACATGTGCGCGGCTTGCTCAATATCGACTTTGTGCGCGCCAATGTGCTGGAGTCTAAAGACGGTGTGCTGACCGGTGGCTTGGTCGAGCAAGCCTGGGGCGATATTTGCGACGGCGCTGAAAAACGCCGCACGCTGCTAGAAGTAGCCTCACTCATCGGAATTGACGCCAGCCAGTGCATTGCCGTGGGCGATGGCAGCAATGACATCCCCATGATGCAGGCAGCAGGCCTGTCCGTGGCTTACCACGCCAAGCCCCGCGTTCGCAACGAGGCCAAGGTTGCCATCAACGAAGGCGGACTCGATCGCCTGCTGGAAGTTCTCAAGTAA
- a CDS encoding NADPH-dependent FMN reductase has protein sequence MSKPKIAVIVGSLSKQSINRKLGEGLAKLMQDQAEFEFIDIGHLPLYNRDFDNMPDFKPFEDIKPQIRGCQGVLFITPEYNRSIPSALKNVLDGLSRPYGKSVWAGIPAAVIGSSPGGAASAMAQQHLRNVLVSLDMPTMAQPEGFVRWSDTLLDADGNIGAASHDFLSKFMSKFLAWVQLNSKK, from the coding sequence ATGAGTAAACCCAAAATCGCCGTCATCGTCGGCAGCCTCAGCAAGCAATCGATTAACCGCAAGCTCGGCGAAGGGCTCGCCAAGCTCATGCAAGATCAAGCTGAATTCGAATTTATCGATATCGGCCACCTGCCGCTTTACAACCGCGACTTTGACAACATGCCTGACTTCAAGCCCTTTGAAGACATCAAGCCCCAAATTCGCGGCTGCCAAGGCGTGCTGTTTATCACCCCTGAGTACAACCGCTCCATTCCCTCTGCACTCAAAAATGTGCTGGATGGTTTGAGCCGCCCCTATGGGAAGAGCGTTTGGGCAGGCATTCCCGCAGCCGTCATTGGCAGCTCGCCCGGTGGCGCCGCATCTGCCATGGCCCAGCAGCACTTGCGCAATGTGCTGGTGTCTCTAGACATGCCCACCATGGCCCAGCCCGAAGGTTTTGTACGCTGGTCTGACACCCTGCTTGACGCAGACGGCAATATCGGCGCTGCCAGCCATGATTTTTTGAGCAAATTCATGAGCAAATTTCTGGCCTGGGTCCAACTCAACTCCAAGAAATAA
- a CDS encoding ABC transporter substrate-binding protein, producing MTTMNGKHSVKTSYRAAASVIAIAIAALSVPSLAQAKRMNSSKSVRPASIGSKAPAQPAPVAPKAAAPAAPAPAAAAPAAAPAAAAAPTRGSGMMGTMAGAAVGAIAGSMAGNALAGAMGGDKEAEAKKAKEEEARKAEAEAADLQKKLNEAQAKAEAARAAAK from the coding sequence ATGACAACCATGAATGGAAAACACTCTGTGAAGACTTCGTACCGTGCTGCCGCCTCCGTGATCGCTATCGCTATTGCAGCGCTGTCTGTGCCTTCGCTGGCACAAGCCAAGCGCATGAACAGCAGCAAATCCGTGCGTCCTGCCAGCATTGGCAGCAAGGCTCCTGCTCAGCCCGCACCCGTGGCACCTAAGGCAGCAGCACCTGCTGCTCCAGCACCCGCAGCAGCTGCTCCTGCCGCTGCTCCAGCTGCCGCTGCTGCACCTACTCGTGGCTCCGGCATGATGGGCACTATGGCTGGTGCTGCTGTCGGCGCTATTGCCGGCTCCATGGCTGGTAACGCTTTGGCTGGCGCCATGGGTGGCGACAAGGAAGCCGAAGCCAAGAAGGCTAAGGAAGAAGAGGCCCGCAAGGCCGAAGCAGAAGCCGCTGACCTGCAAAAGAAGCTCAACGAAGCCCAAGCCAAGGCTGAAGCCGCTCGCGCTGCAGCCAAGTAA
- the phnX gene encoding phosphonoacetaldehyde hydrolase, with the protein MNAITSAEIQTLDNQTVDLSPLQAVIFDWAGTLVDFGSLAPTQIFVEAFATFGINVTLEQARGPMGLSKWDHIDQLLQEPNIAAQWSSTFGQAPNHADVDAIYARFMPMQIAKVGEFSAPIDGAVQVLEWLRANGLKVGSCSGYPRQVLNQLLPQAAQAGIAPDHVVAGDELTAGGRPGPYMALANVLALGISDVRACVKVDDTVPGIEEGLNAGMWTIGLSLSGNEVGYSKEEYLNANAADVEAKVAAAEAKLKKAGSHYVARTIADLPAVLEKIAHRMRQGELPAG; encoded by the coding sequence ATGAACGCCATCACTTCCGCTGAGATTCAAACGCTCGACAACCAGACTGTTGATTTATCCCCTCTGCAGGCCGTCATCTTTGATTGGGCCGGGACACTGGTTGACTTTGGTTCACTAGCTCCTACGCAGATATTTGTTGAAGCTTTTGCCACGTTTGGCATCAATGTCACTCTTGAGCAAGCACGAGGCCCAATGGGCCTTTCAAAGTGGGATCATATTGATCAACTACTGCAAGAGCCCAATATTGCTGCGCAGTGGAGCAGCACGTTTGGTCAAGCCCCAAATCATGCGGATGTAGACGCGATCTATGCGCGTTTCATGCCCATGCAAATTGCCAAAGTGGGTGAATTCTCCGCACCCATTGATGGTGCAGTACAGGTGCTTGAGTGGTTGCGTGCCAATGGTTTGAAAGTGGGTTCTTGCTCTGGCTACCCCCGGCAAGTGCTCAATCAGTTGCTGCCTCAAGCCGCTCAAGCGGGCATCGCCCCTGACCATGTAGTCGCAGGCGATGAACTCACCGCCGGAGGGCGTCCTGGGCCTTATATGGCTTTAGCGAATGTGCTGGCACTGGGGATTAGTGATGTACGTGCCTGCGTGAAGGTCGATGACACCGTGCCAGGCATTGAAGAAGGGCTTAACGCTGGCATGTGGACAATCGGCTTGAGCCTGTCTGGTAACGAGGTTGGCTACAGCAAAGAGGAATATTTGAACGCGAATGCTGCAGATGTCGAGGCAAAAGTTGCAGCAGCTGAGGCCAAGCTTAAAAAAGCGGGCTCACATTACGTTGCGAGGACGATTGCAGACTTACCGGCAGTTCTGGAAAAGATTGCACATCGTATGCGCCAAGGTGAATTGCCTGCTGGTTAA
- the psrA gene encoding iron-containing alcohol dehydrogenase PsrA: MWNYHNPVNVTVGVNSLEKLPALLGGRSCILVTFPEARGLGLVERVQQLVGEQLQGVIDTIAPNPDVQWLGPLYEQVQREYADVPVILALGGGSAIDSAKALLCATPNGKFEELLEVLEQGGQLPATSETTAHKALIAIPTTAGTGSEVTPWATIWDQAGGRKHSLHQACTWPQAAIIDAGLMSSLPAGATLASGLDALSHALESIWNVNRNPVSMSLAVQAARQVMATLPALMCDLANVQLRRDMAQAALLAGLAFSNTKTALAHSLSYDITLQHGVPHGIACSFSLPLILEMALGSDAQVDTALLSIFDTTEPAIAQACLCNFLQKLGVATDPAHYGVEAQAWEAMVNKAANGPRGRNFIRSLATV, from the coding sequence GTGTGGAATTATCACAACCCTGTCAACGTCACTGTAGGCGTCAACAGTTTGGAAAAATTACCTGCATTGCTTGGAGGGCGCAGTTGCATTCTGGTGACGTTTCCTGAGGCTCGCGGACTTGGCTTGGTGGAGCGTGTTCAGCAGTTAGTGGGTGAGCAGTTGCAAGGTGTGATCGATACCATTGCTCCGAACCCAGATGTCCAATGGTTAGGTCCTCTGTATGAGCAGGTGCAACGTGAATACGCTGATGTGCCAGTCATCCTTGCTTTAGGTGGTGGTAGCGCCATTGACTCTGCCAAGGCATTGCTGTGCGCTACACCCAACGGCAAGTTTGAAGAATTGCTGGAGGTTCTTGAGCAGGGTGGCCAACTACCCGCCACCAGCGAAACCACAGCACACAAGGCCTTGATCGCGATTCCGACAACTGCAGGCACAGGCAGTGAAGTCACGCCTTGGGCCACCATTTGGGACCAAGCGGGTGGCCGCAAGCATTCGCTGCATCAAGCATGCACTTGGCCGCAGGCCGCCATCATTGATGCAGGCTTGATGAGCAGCTTGCCCGCTGGCGCGACTTTGGCCTCTGGCTTGGATGCACTGTCTCATGCTTTGGAGTCGATCTGGAACGTCAACCGCAATCCAGTTTCCATGTCGCTGGCAGTGCAAGCCGCTCGCCAAGTGATGGCCACCTTACCTGCTTTGATGTGCGATCTGGCTAATGTGCAACTGCGCCGTGATATGGCGCAAGCAGCTTTGCTTGCCGGATTGGCATTCTCCAACACCAAGACAGCGTTAGCGCATTCACTTTCTTACGACATCACGCTGCAACACGGCGTGCCTCACGGTATCGCTTGCTCATTTAGCTTGCCGTTAATTCTAGAGATGGCACTAGGCAGTGACGCGCAGGTAGATACCGCACTGTTGTCCATCTTCGACACGACGGAGCCAGCCATTGCGCAAGCGTGCCTGTGCAACTTCTTGCAAAAGCTCGGTGTTGCAACAGATCCCGCGCATTACGGCGTAGAGGCTCAGGCATGGGAAGCGATGGTCAACAAGGCAGCCAATGGCCCACGAGGGCGCAACTTTATCCGTAGCTTAGCTACCGTTTGA
- the phnE gene encoding phosphonate ABC transporter, permease protein PhnE — protein sequence MGSPNLHKAHDRWVWTAGRPETTGSWLSYAALALGIAWLLHWSAGGAQMSWSELAGGMPQIGDFLSRSVPPDWSILPRLWAPAMETIQIAIWGTLLSVLLALPLSLIAASNLHSWHWLRRVTRQFMNVVRSINELILALVFVSAVGLGPFPGVLALALHGMGMLGKFFAEAIEEIDDGPLQALRSAGASQLQIIAFGVVPQVITAWIAVVLYRFEVNLRSATVLGMVGAGGLGFELVSSLKLFRYQETATCIIVITVMVIAADMVSNWLRNRIQQGARH from the coding sequence ATGGGAAGCCCAAATTTGCATAAAGCACATGACCGTTGGGTTTGGACAGCAGGCCGCCCTGAAACGACGGGTAGTTGGCTCAGCTATGCCGCCTTGGCGTTGGGTATTGCTTGGCTATTGCACTGGAGCGCAGGTGGCGCGCAGATGAGCTGGAGCGAATTGGCAGGTGGAATGCCACAGATTGGCGACTTTTTGTCCCGGTCAGTGCCTCCTGACTGGAGCATCTTGCCGCGTTTGTGGGCCCCTGCGATGGAGACCATTCAGATTGCCATCTGGGGAACCTTGCTGAGTGTATTGCTCGCATTGCCGCTGTCATTGATTGCGGCGAGCAATCTACACAGCTGGCACTGGCTTCGCAGGGTGACTCGCCAATTCATGAACGTGGTGCGCAGTATCAATGAACTGATCTTGGCTCTGGTGTTTGTATCTGCCGTAGGTCTGGGCCCGTTTCCGGGGGTGTTAGCTCTGGCGCTGCACGGTATGGGCATGCTGGGCAAGTTCTTTGCAGAAGCGATTGAGGAAATTGACGATGGCCCACTGCAAGCACTGCGAAGTGCTGGTGCCAGCCAGCTTCAAATCATCGCTTTTGGTGTCGTACCCCAAGTTATTACCGCTTGGATTGCTGTGGTGCTCTACCGCTTCGAGGTAAACCTGCGATCGGCCACTGTGCTTGGCATGGTAGGTGCTGGCGGCTTGGGCTTTGAGTTAGTCAGCAGCCTCAAGCTGTTCCGCTATCAAGAAACGGCGACCTGCATCATCGTCATCACGGTGATGGTGATTGCTGCAGACATGGTCTCCAACTGGCTGCGCAACCGCATTCAGCAAGGCGCACGCCACTGA
- the phnC gene encoding phosphonate ABC transporter ATP-binding protein: MITIRNLRKSYGSNHVLHGIDLDVKAGEFVVMLGLSGAGKSTLLRCMNGLNQADSGTLQVGGIDLMQKHSRRELARHVAMVFQHHNLVQRLSVRKNVLTGRLGQVGTFASMMQMFKQSDIVLANECLERVGLIHKADERTEALSGGQMQRVGIARALAQQPNVILADEPVASLDPKTARSVLQYLRDATREMGIAVVCNLHQVDYAKEFGDRVVGLAQGRMVFNDVPAALDASALDAIYHTPDAEPRSHCEQQAAPASQIYSPGIWMPVAANAAHTVASCERVL, from the coding sequence ATGATCACGATTCGTAACTTGCGCAAAAGCTACGGCAGCAACCATGTGTTGCATGGCATCGACTTGGATGTGAAAGCTGGCGAGTTTGTGGTGATGCTGGGGCTGTCTGGCGCTGGTAAGTCCACGCTGCTGCGTTGTATGAATGGTCTCAATCAAGCCGACAGCGGAACGCTGCAAGTCGGTGGAATTGACTTGATGCAAAAGCACTCACGCCGTGAATTGGCTCGCCATGTTGCGATGGTTTTCCAACACCACAACCTTGTGCAGCGTCTGTCGGTGCGCAAGAACGTTTTGACTGGCCGCTTGGGGCAGGTTGGAACGTTTGCTTCCATGATGCAGATGTTTAAGCAAAGCGATATCGTGCTGGCTAACGAGTGTTTAGAGCGCGTAGGCTTGATCCATAAAGCCGATGAACGCACTGAAGCTTTATCGGGTGGGCAAATGCAGCGCGTAGGCATTGCCCGTGCGCTGGCGCAACAGCCCAATGTGATCTTGGCTGATGAGCCAGTGGCAAGCTTGGACCCAAAGACTGCCCGCAGCGTGCTGCAGTACCTGAGGGACGCCACAAGAGAAATGGGCATTGCTGTGGTTTGCAATTTGCACCAAGTCGATTACGCCAAAGAGTTCGGTGATCGTGTTGTGGGGCTGGCGCAGGGACGCATGGTCTTCAACGACGTACCGGCTGCGCTGGATGCATCTGCATTGGATGCGATTTATCACACACCTGATGCTGAACCCAGATCTCATTGCGAGCAGCAAGCTGCTCCTGCTTCTCAGATCTACAGTCCAGGAATCTGGATGCCTGTAGCAGCAAATGCGGCGCACACTGTTGCCTCTTGCGAGAGGGTCTTGTGA
- the phnD gene encoding phosphonate ABC transporter substrate-binding protein, protein MKMNRKVWLQTSIASLMLASTGAATNAAWAQSGELRVGLIPSEDAQAMMRASQQVMEQLEQKTGLKVKPFVANDYNGVIEAMRSGKIDVAYFGPFSYVLAAQMANAEAFAIPVSKKSGQSSYQSIIISKKENGPTSVAQLQGKTFAFVDPSSASGHLFPKAGLKGDGIDADKYFSRVIFSGSHDASIMAVAHGKVDAAAVASPIFQTAVAKGHVKAEDFQVIWTSQPIPESPMAWRKGLDAEAKKKVAAALAEIKGLPWGDRGVLNGFAATNDAAYNVVRDTAKALNLDLGKMK, encoded by the coding sequence ATGAAGATGAATCGCAAAGTGTGGCTACAAACATCCATCGCATCATTGATGCTGGCCTCTACGGGTGCAGCTACTAATGCGGCTTGGGCGCAAAGCGGCGAATTGCGGGTGGGCTTGATTCCATCGGAAGACGCTCAGGCCATGATGCGTGCAAGCCAGCAAGTAATGGAGCAGCTGGAGCAAAAGACGGGACTGAAGGTCAAGCCCTTTGTAGCTAACGATTACAACGGGGTCATTGAAGCGATGCGCTCGGGCAAGATTGATGTGGCTTACTTTGGCCCTTTTTCCTATGTGCTTGCAGCGCAAATGGCCAATGCCGAAGCATTCGCGATTCCTGTTTCTAAAAAATCAGGTCAGAGCTCCTATCAGAGCATCATCATCAGTAAAAAAGAAAACGGCCCCACGAGTGTGGCGCAGTTGCAAGGCAAGACCTTTGCTTTCGTAGACCCCAGTTCAGCATCCGGTCACTTGTTTCCTAAAGCGGGATTGAAGGGCGACGGCATTGATGCTGATAAATACTTCTCCCGCGTAATTTTCTCTGGATCACACGATGCCAGCATCATGGCTGTGGCGCATGGCAAGGTCGATGCGGCAGCAGTAGCAAGCCCCATTTTTCAGACGGCAGTGGCCAAGGGGCATGTGAAGGCAGAAGACTTTCAGGTGATCTGGACCTCTCAGCCCATCCCTGAATCGCCCATGGCTTGGCGCAAAGGCTTGGATGCCGAGGCCAAGAAAAAAGTAGCCGCAGCACTCGCAGAAATTAAAGGGCTGCCATGGGGCGACCGTGGCGTGCTCAATGGCTTTGCAGCAACTAACGATGCGGCCTATAACGTGGTGCGTGATACAGCCAAGGCCCTGAATTTGGATTTAGGGAAAATGAAATGA
- a CDS encoding LysR substrate-binding domain-containing protein produces the protein MSTARYRAFIAVAKHGSLSAAARALGVSQPTISSQITTLERQSKIELFYRQGYRMSLTGAGQKLLAIAEKLVAIESEADFFLRDSGKLNQGELKIGAVGPFHVIEMVASYRACHPNMQLSIRMGNSQQVLHDLEHYVTDVAVLAGLYERPEFEAREYARHAIILFVNKNHAFAQRRQIDIQDLNGQCLLLREQGSTTRAAIEKILSEAGVKPQLGLEIGSREAIREAVIRGLGIGAVSEAEFIADPNLTPVRIAGDPAHTTTYVYCMKERSDSLLVQSFMKSF, from the coding sequence ATGAGCACTGCCCGGTATCGCGCATTTATTGCGGTCGCTAAACATGGCAGCCTCAGTGCTGCAGCCCGCGCTTTGGGGGTGAGTCAGCCCACCATTTCTAGCCAAATCACTACGTTAGAGCGACAGAGCAAAATTGAGCTTTTTTACCGTCAGGGCTACCGCATGTCGCTGACTGGCGCTGGTCAAAAGTTACTTGCTATTGCTGAAAAACTAGTTGCCATCGAATCTGAAGCGGATTTTTTCCTTCGCGATTCAGGCAAGCTCAATCAAGGCGAGCTGAAGATTGGTGCTGTCGGTCCATTTCATGTCATTGAGATGGTTGCCTCGTACCGTGCATGTCATCCCAACATGCAGTTATCGATCCGCATGGGAAATTCTCAGCAAGTACTGCACGACTTAGAGCACTACGTCACGGATGTCGCTGTACTGGCAGGTCTGTACGAACGTCCTGAATTTGAAGCGCGTGAGTACGCACGCCACGCAATCATCTTATTCGTCAACAAAAATCATGCTTTCGCACAACGCCGTCAGATAGATATCCAAGATCTCAATGGCCAGTGTCTGTTATTGCGTGAGCAGGGATCCACCACCCGTGCAGCTATAGAAAAAATACTCAGTGAGGCAGGCGTCAAGCCTCAACTTGGCTTAGAAATCGGTAGCCGTGAAGCAATCAGAGAAGCGGTCATTCGAGGACTCGGTATTGGAGCTGTATCCGAAGCCGAGTTCATCGCAGATCCAAACTTAACGCCTGTTCGCATTGCTGGCGACCCTGCCCACACCACTACTTACGTGTATTGCATGAAAGAGCGCAGTGATAGCTTACTGGTCCAATCATTTATGAAGTCATTTTAG